In Amia ocellicauda isolate fAmiCal2 chromosome 16, fAmiCal2.hap1, whole genome shotgun sequence, the following proteins share a genomic window:
- the asb1 gene encoding ankyrin repeat and SOCS box protein 1: MAEGGHVGAEAELPVIGVTSPTAAELSGCTDAGRNLKEWLQEQFCDKPLEQCEDMRLHNAAYVGDLETVKRLLQEDGFKRRINEKSVWCCGWLPCTPLRIAATAGHGDCVSYLIKEGAEVDLVDVKGQTALYVAVVNGHLNCVKILLEAGADPNGSRHHRSTPIYHAARVGRVDILRELIKHNADVDVDQQLGPKHPLFSARKLSTLVVCPLYISAAYHHLDCFKLLLQAGSNPDYNYLGPVSQDSLTRGLASCVLDAVLRHGCDPAFIKLLVEHGADLSLVPWDNPDPETMGRNRVNPEALKIFKEARRSPRRLTQLCRIAIRRTLGKWRLNHIPELPVPDMVKLFLLHETC, translated from the exons ATGGCAGAAGGAGGACATGTGGGGGCAGAAGCGGAGCTGCCCGTGATCGGCGTGACCAGCCCCACAGCTGCAGAGCTGTCTGGCTGCACTGATGCAG GCCGTAACCTGAAGGAGTGGCTCCAGGAGCAGTTCTGTGACAAGCCCCTGGAGCAGTGTGAGGACATGCGGCTTCACAACGCTGCCTATGTAGGAGATCTGGAGACGGTCAAGAGACTCCTGCAGGAAGACGGCTTCAAACG gaGGATCAATGAGAAGTCAGTGTGGTGCTGTGGCTGGCTACCCTGCACCCCCCTGCGCATCGCAGCCACCGCCGGCCACGGGGACTGCGTCAGCTACCTTATCAAAGAAGGGGCGGAGGTGGATCTGGTGGACGTGAAGGGGCAGACGGCACTCTACGTGGCTGTTGTCAACGGGCACCTGAACTGTGTGAAGATCCTGCTGGAGGCAGGGGCGGACCCCAATGGGAGCAGGCATCACCGCAGCACACCCATCTACCACGCTGCCAGGGTGGGCAGGGTGGACATCCTCAGAGAGCTCATCAA GCACAATGCTGACGTGGATGTGGACCAGCAGCTGGGGCCCAAGCATCCCTTATTCAGTGCAAGGAAGCTGTCCACCCTGGTCGTGTGCCCTCTCTACATCAGTGCTGCCTATCATCACCTGGACTGCTTCAAGCTGCTGCTACAGGCTGGATCCAACCCTGACTACAACTACCTGGGTCCTGTAAGTCAGGATTCTCTGACCCGGGGCCTAGCCTCCTGCGTGTTGGACGCTGTGCTGCGCCACGGCTGCGATCCTGCCTTCATCAAGCTGCTTGTGGAGCACGGGGCCGACCTGAGTCTGGTGCCCTGGGACAACCCCGACCCGGAGACCATGGGCAGGAACCGAGTCAACCCAGAGGCCTTGAAGATTTTCAAAGAGGCCAGGA GATCTCCGAGAAGGTTGACCCAGCTGTGCCGTATTGCCATTCGGAGAACACTGGGCAAATGGAGGCTTAACCACATCCCAGAACTGCCAGTGCCTGACATGGTCAAGCTCTTCTTACTCCATGAAACCTGTTAA